From Mucilaginibacter rubeus, a single genomic window includes:
- a CDS encoding RNA polymerase sigma-70 factor, whose protein sequence is MTNKLTDNELWEAVVSDSSRAFVVLYNRYWHKLYQTAKKYLKDDTAAEEIVHDVFVALWQKRHSSKIIDFQKYILVTARYHVYKQLRAIAAEKVEFYEQIPEQPALALVSEADVKLGYEDLQTELTNVLKQLPRRCQEIFWLSRVENLSNDEIAERLNISKRTVENQITIALKFLRSLYPHFSGAAVSLLFIFIL, encoded by the coding sequence ATGACCAATAAACTTACTGACAACGAATTATGGGAGGCTGTTGTCTCAGATAGTTCCAGGGCTTTTGTAGTCCTGTACAATAGGTATTGGCATAAACTTTATCAAACGGCCAAAAAGTATTTGAAGGATGATACCGCTGCCGAGGAGATTGTTCACGATGTTTTTGTGGCACTGTGGCAAAAAAGACATAGCTCAAAGATTATCGATTTTCAGAAGTATATACTGGTGACCGCAAGGTATCACGTATACAAACAGCTTCGGGCAATAGCTGCTGAAAAGGTTGAATTTTATGAGCAAATACCGGAACAACCTGCACTTGCTTTAGTTAGTGAGGCCGACGTTAAGCTTGGATATGAAGACCTGCAAACTGAGTTAACTAACGTACTTAAACAATTGCCGCGCCGCTGCCAGGAAATTTTTTGGCTTAGCCGGGTAGAGAACCTGAGCAACGACGAAATAGCGGAAAGGCTGAATATTTCCAAGCGTACGGTAGAAAACCAGATTACCATCGCGCTGAAGTTCCTGAGATCGTTGTACCCTCACTTCAGTGGCGCAGCGGTATCCCTTCTTTTTATTTTTATCCTGTAG
- a CDS encoding class I SAM-dependent methyltransferase — protein MQQSEAISLIQKGLTSDHPQHWADLGCGSGTFTIALASLLPQESHITAIDKSNQHLPAFSDGIKIDFIKADFVNEPIAVNLLDGILMANSFHFVANKTKLINQLEHTFKGNPRFLIVEYDATKANPWVPYPISYQKLNHEFSQLGYQIDKLAEMPSRFGGVIYSALAFK, from the coding sequence ATGCAACAATCTGAAGCCATATCGCTGATTCAAAAAGGCTTAACAAGCGATCATCCTCAACATTGGGCCGATCTGGGCTGTGGTAGCGGTACCTTTACCATTGCCCTCGCAAGCCTTCTCCCCCAGGAAAGTCACATTACAGCTATCGACAAAAGCAACCAACACTTGCCGGCCTTTAGTGATGGTATCAAAATAGATTTTATTAAAGCTGATTTTGTAAACGAACCAATAGCTGTCAATCTATTAGATGGTATTCTGATGGCAAACTCTTTTCATTTTGTAGCAAACAAGACCAAACTGATCAACCAGTTAGAACATACCTTTAAAGGTAATCCCCGGTTCCTGATTGTAGAATATGATGCCACTAAGGCCAATCCATGGGTTCCGTATCCTATATCCTATCAAAAACTAAATCACGAATTTAGTCAGTTAGGATATCAAATAGATAAGTTGGCAGAAATGCCCTCAAGATTTGGAGGCGTGATTTATTCTGCACTTGCTTTCAAATAG
- a CDS encoding RNA polymerase sigma factor has translation MEILNDSQIIEQLKAGDKEAFEAVFKKYYKLLNVSAFYILQDEMEAEDTVQGFFVDLWEKQLFTNINSSLKAYLTTAIRNRCLKKVESETRTQKKLVDYKYTLTEVEEEETPVPQIYPEKMLADLSMQRMQAFTLVHYENKKYKDAALEMGISINSLKTHLKLAIKTLKEGLKSAK, from the coding sequence ATGGAAATTTTGAACGATTCTCAAATTATTGAGCAATTAAAGGCAGGGGACAAGGAGGCCTTTGAAGCAGTATTTAAAAAATACTACAAGTTGCTTAATGTATCAGCTTTCTACATCTTACAGGACGAAATGGAAGCTGAAGACACTGTTCAGGGTTTTTTTGTTGATCTTTGGGAAAAGCAATTATTTACCAATATTAATTCGTCATTAAAAGCATATTTAACTACGGCAATACGTAACCGCTGCCTGAAAAAAGTTGAAAGCGAAACACGCACGCAAAAGAAATTGGTTGACTATAAATATACGCTTACAGAGGTAGAGGAGGAAGAAACGCCTGTACCCCAGATTTACCCGGAGAAAATGCTGGCAGACCTGTCAATGCAGCGGATGCAGGCTTTTACCCTGGTGCATTATGAAAATAAAAAATATAAGGATGCAGCCCTTGAAATGGGTATCAGCATAAACTCTTTGAAAACTCATTTGAAACTGGCCATAAAAACTTTAAAAGAGGGGTTAAAAAGTGCCAAATAA
- a CDS encoding glycosyl hydrolase, with protein MYRLSTIWLIGLLCFQFVSQAQVSKLKMGFLNPPDSAKPGVYWYFMDGNMSAKSITADLESMRKAGISNLIFLEVNVGIPRGSVDFLSEEWQNMFAHAVKEAKRLGIEITLGIGPGWTGSGGPWVPISQSMQHLVSSTIVVKGGTAQQIKLSLPQPKAPYFGEGAFTPELKKQWNDFYEDVAVIAYPTPEAIPSKLADIDEKALYYRAPYSSVKGVKQYLPYLATYPEAAKNTIIEKSKIIDLTGKLHADGTLDWSAPKGSWTIMRLGKRNNGAITRPAPVPGLGFEADKFDTVALHAHLENYIGKLLQKTGTPDVVSPGGLKRLHIDSWEMGAQNWTGNFRAEFIKRRGYDPLPYYPVYGGNVVESNEVSERFLWDLRQTAQELVLENHAGYVKRYAHKLGLKLSIEPYDMNPTADLELGNIADVPMCEFWSKGYGFNSSFSCMEATSIGHVNGKSLIPAEAFTAQDDMWKQYPGSMKNQGDWAFAAGINRFVYHTFQNQFLADSLKPGATMGPYGVHWDRNQTWWPMVSGYHDYVSRCQYLLQQGRAVADVLYLTPEGSPHVFRPPSSAMDGDAVIPDRKGYNFDGCSPGQLYKATVRNGRIVFPGGASYSLLVLPAVKTMTSALLQKITELVNEGAVVVGSPPLKSPGLSNYPTCDEELTAMAKRLWGSLQEPDQQTEHRFGKGIVIWGGDLNKNVDNLYPAYDLTVSILNKMNIQQDFTANGHLRYTHRVVGDDDVYFISNRTDQQVATTATFRSANSTIQLWDPMTAKLRVLSEYSRNGALISVPLKFEPYQSYFLVFTRAVSAAANHKNFAEYKTIKKLSGSWQVSFDPKWGGPESVKFDELRDWTLRPEDGIRYYSGIALYHKTFELPASILQQKNKKISLDLGEVNNMARVKVNGKIVGILWTAPWRIDISAADLKRYNQLEIEVANLWPNRLIGDEKLPDDGIQNDGAWPEWLIKGMPRKSKRFTFTTHKFYTKDSPLLKSGLIGPVALQQSDF; from the coding sequence ATGTACAGACTTTCCACCATCTGGCTTATCGGCCTTTTATGTTTTCAGTTTGTGTCCCAGGCACAGGTGAGCAAATTAAAAATGGGCTTTCTTAATCCGCCCGATAGCGCAAAACCAGGTGTATATTGGTATTTTATGGATGGAAATATGTCGGCGAAATCAATTACGGCCGATCTCGAATCCATGAGAAAAGCAGGCATTAGCAATCTTATCTTTTTAGAGGTAAACGTTGGCATCCCGCGCGGTTCCGTTGATTTTTTAAGCGAAGAGTGGCAAAATATGTTTGCTCACGCAGTGAAGGAAGCCAAACGCCTGGGTATTGAAATAACCCTTGGCATAGGACCTGGGTGGACTGGTAGCGGTGGCCCCTGGGTGCCCATATCTCAATCAATGCAGCATTTAGTAAGCAGTACCATTGTTGTAAAAGGAGGAACAGCGCAACAGATTAAACTATCCCTTCCGCAACCCAAAGCCCCTTATTTTGGAGAAGGCGCGTTTACTCCTGAATTAAAAAAGCAATGGAATGATTTTTATGAAGATGTTGCCGTAATTGCATATCCTACACCCGAAGCAATCCCATCCAAATTAGCTGATATAGATGAAAAAGCTTTGTATTACCGCGCTCCCTATTCATCAGTAAAAGGCGTAAAACAATATCTTCCATACTTGGCCACATATCCGGAAGCTGCCAAAAATACTATAATCGAAAAAAGCAAGATCATTGATTTAACGGGTAAGCTACATGCAGATGGCACGCTTGATTGGAGTGCTCCAAAAGGGAGCTGGACAATCATGCGCCTCGGTAAACGCAACAACGGCGCTATTACCCGTCCGGCACCTGTGCCCGGCCTCGGCTTTGAAGCAGATAAGTTTGATACAGTAGCATTACATGCGCATTTGGAAAATTACATTGGCAAGCTCCTGCAAAAAACCGGAACGCCGGATGTTGTTTCACCGGGAGGCTTAAAAAGATTGCATATTGACAGTTGGGAGATGGGGGCACAAAACTGGACGGGAAACTTCAGGGCCGAATTTATAAAACGAAGAGGTTATGATCCCTTACCTTATTACCCGGTTTATGGGGGGAATGTAGTTGAAAGCAATGAAGTAAGCGAACGTTTTTTGTGGGATTTGCGGCAAACCGCACAGGAATTGGTTTTAGAAAACCACGCGGGCTATGTGAAACGCTATGCACATAAACTCGGGCTTAAATTATCAATCGAACCTTATGATATGAACCCGACGGCAGATCTTGAATTGGGCAATATCGCGGATGTCCCTATGTGCGAGTTCTGGAGCAAGGGATATGGCTTTAACTCATCGTTCAGCTGTATGGAAGCTACTTCTATAGGGCATGTAAATGGAAAATCATTAATTCCAGCCGAGGCCTTTACTGCTCAGGATGATATGTGGAAACAATACCCTGGCTCGATGAAAAACCAGGGTGACTGGGCATTTGCTGCCGGCATTAACCGTTTTGTTTACCACACTTTCCAAAATCAATTTCTGGCCGATTCTTTAAAACCTGGCGCAACAATGGGGCCTTACGGTGTGCATTGGGACAGAAACCAGACTTGGTGGCCAATGGTAAGCGGATATCATGACTATGTATCGCGCTGCCAATATCTGTTGCAGCAGGGACGGGCGGTGGCCGATGTACTCTATCTTACCCCCGAAGGATCTCCGCACGTATTCAGACCGCCATCATCGGCGATGGATGGAGATGCAGTAATTCCTGACAGAAAAGGTTATAATTTTGATGGCTGTTCACCAGGGCAACTTTATAAGGCCACCGTACGAAACGGACGGATCGTGTTTCCGGGAGGTGCAAGTTATAGCTTACTTGTTTTACCGGCTGTGAAAACTATGACGTCGGCGCTGTTGCAAAAAATTACCGAATTGGTAAATGAAGGTGCGGTGGTTGTTGGTTCGCCTCCTTTAAAATCTCCCGGCCTTTCCAACTATCCTACATGTGATGAGGAGCTTACCGCTATGGCAAAAAGACTGTGGGGTAGTTTACAGGAACCGGATCAACAGACAGAACATCGGTTTGGAAAAGGAATAGTTATATGGGGAGGTGATTTGAATAAAAACGTTGACAACCTCTATCCGGCATATGACCTTACTGTCAGCATCCTCAACAAAATGAATATTCAACAGGATTTCACTGCCAACGGGCACTTACGATATACCCATCGTGTAGTTGGTGATGATGACGTATATTTTATATCCAACAGAACTGATCAGCAGGTTGCTACCACAGCGACATTCCGAAGCGCTAACAGCACTATACAACTTTGGGACCCTATGACAGCTAAGCTTAGGGTACTTTCTGAGTACTCAAGAAATGGTGCGCTTATTTCCGTACCGTTGAAATTTGAACCATATCAAAGTTATTTTTTGGTGTTCACCAGGGCTGTATCTGCTGCAGCAAACCATAAAAATTTTGCAGAATACAAAACGATAAAGAAGTTAAGCGGATCGTGGCAGGTAAGTTTTGACCCTAAGTGGGGAGGGCCTGAGTCTGTTAAGTTTGATGAGCTAAGGGATTGGACCCTACGTCCTGAAGATGGCATCAGATACTATTCGGGCATCGCGCTATATCATAAAACATTTGAGTTGCCCGCGAGCATATTGCAGCAAAAAAACAAAAAGATCAGCCTTGATCTGGGCGAAGTAAATAATATGGCAAGGGTAAAGGTAAATGGAAAAATTGTAGGCATATTATGGACTGCACCCTGGCGCATCGACATTAGCGCCGCTGATTTAAAAAGATATAACCAATTGGAAATAGAAGTGGCAAACCTCTGGCCTAACAGGTTAATTGGCGACGAAAAGTTGCCTGACGACGGGATTCAGAATGATGGTGCATGGCCCGAATGGTTAATAAAGGGTATGCCCAGGAAAAGCAAAAGGTTCACGTTTACTACTCATAAATTCTACACGAAAGATTCTCCATTATTAAAATCGGGACTAATTGGCCCGGTTGCCCTTCAGCAAAGTGATTTCTGA
- a CDS encoding FecR family protein produces the protein MTYNKAYFQELIIEQIAGTISEEESRLLNEAIQNDPQVKQLWDEMQQKLSSDKAQGFFDNIDENKAWDKIETEIKQVRPINTRRIQITKWLSMAALLCIAFTAGYYWRKMPVNETVAAKRDIKAPAIELRMANGQHIDLSDTSKKMINVPFAHLKKGANGLSYQLDNNKTAEWSTLVIPSKLNYRIVLSDGTEVWLNSVSSLRFPFAFSGKTREVYLTGEAFFKVAKNAARPFIVHTDQTDVRVLGTEFNVNTYQTDKTVTSLVEGSVSTSGQDKRKMLLQPGYQAVYTPVTGFTSQPFDSAVELAWMNDIYYFHDTKLHDISDVLLRWFDVKVVFDDPAKADEAFSGAIQKNKPVDVFIQNIKASAGVTAVLREGVLHIR, from the coding sequence ATGACATACAATAAAGCGTATTTTCAGGAACTAATAATTGAGCAAATAGCGGGCACGATAAGCGAGGAAGAAAGCCGTTTGCTTAACGAGGCTATACAAAATGATCCCCAGGTTAAGCAGCTGTGGGATGAAATGCAGCAGAAACTATCTTCAGATAAAGCTCAAGGCTTTTTTGACAATATTGATGAAAATAAAGCCTGGGATAAAATTGAGACGGAAATAAAACAAGTTAGGCCGATCAACACCCGTCGGATACAGATCACAAAATGGCTATCTATGGCTGCTTTGTTATGTATTGCTTTTACTGCCGGGTATTACTGGCGAAAAATGCCCGTTAATGAGACTGTTGCTGCAAAAAGGGATATCAAAGCTCCGGCCATCGAACTCCGGATGGCTAACGGACAACATATCGATCTTTCGGATACAAGCAAAAAGATGATTAATGTACCTTTCGCGCATTTAAAGAAAGGAGCTAACGGGTTAAGTTATCAGCTTGATAATAATAAAACGGCTGAATGGAGTACGCTTGTTATTCCTTCAAAATTAAATTACCGGATAGTACTATCAGATGGTACCGAGGTTTGGTTAAATTCAGTATCAAGCCTGCGCTTTCCTTTTGCATTTTCAGGTAAAACGAGGGAGGTATATTTGACCGGGGAAGCCTTTTTTAAAGTAGCTAAAAACGCCGCCCGACCATTCATTGTACATACAGACCAAACTGATGTAAGGGTTTTAGGTACCGAGTTTAATGTAAACACTTATCAGACCGATAAAACAGTGACTTCATTGGTGGAGGGTTCGGTATCAACAAGCGGCCAGGATAAACGAAAAATGCTTTTACAGCCAGGCTATCAGGCTGTTTACACGCCGGTTACAGGATTTACCTCGCAACCTTTTGATTCTGCGGTTGAACTGGCCTGGATGAACGATATTTATTATTTCCACGATACCAAACTCCATGATATAAGTGATGTACTGCTTCGGTGGTTTGATGTCAAAGTTGTTTTTGATGATCCGGCCAAGGCCGATGAAGCTTTTAGCGGCGCTATTCAAAAGAATAAACCGGTTGATGTTTTTATTCAGAATATCAAGGCATCTGCCGGTGTTACCGCCGTTTTGAGGGAAGGAGTTTTGCACATCAGGTAG
- a CDS encoding right-handed parallel beta-helix repeat-containing protein translates to MRNFTAKYLLLSGLLMICHLLKAQDKPVEYLALSARHISPGHKTYYIDPVKGNDNNAGLTATKPWKTFNGVNKLILSAGDNVKVLAPGQFHETLSIVAHGTKENPVTITFATGKYDFFPDGAFKTQLQISNTNDVPYGLKAIALMVDSSRFVNITGNTSLINLRGKMIETFINHSRNIRLSGLNFDYHRPTVSEFKIKALTENHADAIVNAESEYSIKDSTLTWIGEGWRYQPDSYWQQYDPATRVLERLDIPQQNLKYAALNAHQIRIFFKQNPGFKEGMIYQNRDVTRDCAGLFIQKSTNVSLDHIRIYFMHGMGVVSQFSKDLNFNHVVVKARDGRTCAAWADILHFSGCSGKIEIANSYLSGANDDAINVHGTFLKITEKLSPTQVKVKFMHDQTYGFDAFSTGDSIGLVHPASLLTYQSNKLTNVKKLNNKEFLLTLSKPVQAAMETGDVVENITATPEVWIHNNTIEKIPTRGILVTTRRKVLIENNIVNRTHNSAIMINDDASSWYESGAVKDVTIRNNAFFECGGPVIGLLPENKVTSPKPVHTGIKITSNKATIKGTRFFDASSAGGITIIGNQITSSGNIKDIHKLISLKDCKGVKINNNRVTNR, encoded by the coding sequence ATGAGAAACTTTACAGCAAAATACTTGTTGCTTTCGGGCTTGTTAATGATATGCCATTTGTTAAAAGCTCAGGATAAGCCTGTTGAATATTTGGCATTATCGGCCAGGCATATTTCTCCTGGTCATAAAACCTATTACATCGACCCTGTTAAGGGCAATGACAACAATGCAGGCCTTACCGCTACAAAACCATGGAAAACGTTTAATGGCGTTAATAAGCTTATTTTATCGGCAGGGGACAATGTAAAAGTATTGGCACCCGGTCAATTTCACGAAACACTGTCAATTGTAGCGCATGGAACAAAAGAGAATCCGGTTACCATCACTTTCGCTACCGGTAAATATGATTTTTTTCCTGACGGCGCTTTCAAAACACAGCTTCAGATCTCCAATACCAATGATGTTCCGTATGGATTAAAAGCAATTGCACTCATGGTTGATAGCAGCCGGTTTGTAAATATAACAGGCAATACCTCGCTGATTAATTTAAGGGGTAAAATGATCGAAACTTTTATTAATCATAGCAGAAATATCAGGTTGAGTGGGTTGAATTTCGATTATCACCGGCCAACGGTCTCAGAATTCAAGATCAAGGCGTTAACGGAAAACCATGCGGATGCAATAGTTAATGCCGAATCAGAATATAGCATTAAGGATAGCACATTAACCTGGATAGGCGAGGGCTGGCGTTATCAGCCCGATTCATACTGGCAGCAATATGATCCCGCAACACGCGTGCTGGAAAGGCTGGATATTCCGCAGCAAAACCTGAAGTATGCCGCTCTCAATGCACATCAGATCCGGATATTTTTTAAACAGAATCCCGGGTTTAAAGAAGGCATGATATATCAAAACCGGGACGTTACGCGTGATTGTGCCGGTTTATTTATACAAAAAAGCACCAATGTTAGTTTAGATCACATCCGTATTTACTTTATGCATGGCATGGGCGTGGTAAGCCAGTTTAGTAAAGATTTGAATTTTAATCATGTTGTAGTAAAGGCCAGAGATGGCCGTACTTGTGCTGCTTGGGCCGATATCTTACATTTTTCGGGCTGCAGCGGCAAAATAGAAATTGCCAATTCATACCTGTCGGGAGCCAATGATGATGCCATTAACGTACACGGCACCTTTTTAAAGATAACGGAAAAGCTTTCGCCAACCCAGGTTAAAGTTAAGTTCATGCACGACCAAACTTATGGCTTTGACGCGTTTTCGACCGGTGACAGCATTGGCCTTGTACATCCGGCAAGTTTGCTTACTTATCAAAGTAATAAATTGACCAATGTCAAAAAATTGAACAATAAAGAGTTTCTGCTAACCCTGAGTAAGCCAGTACAAGCTGCTATGGAAACCGGTGACGTGGTTGAAAATATTACGGCCACCCCCGAAGTTTGGATCCATAATAACACCATTGAAAAGATCCCGACAAGAGGGATCCTGGTTACTACAAGAAGAAAAGTACTTATTGAAAATAATATAGTTAACCGCACTCATAACAGCGCCATCATGATTAACGACGATGCTTCAAGTTGGTACGAATCTGGCGCGGTGAAGGACGTTACCATCAGGAACAATGCCTTTTTTGAGTGTGGTGGGCCTGTGATTGGTTTATTGCCGGAAAATAAAGTAACATCTCCAAAACCTGTTCATACCGGCATTAAAATAACAAGTAATAAAGCCACTATAAAAGGCACCCGTTTTTTTGATGCGTCAAGTGCTGGCGGGATAACAATTATTGGTAATCAGATAACATCATCAGGCAATATTAAAGACATCCATAAACTGATCAGCTTAAAAGATTGTAAGGGCGTTAAAATCAATAATAACCGGGTCACAAATCGATAG